One stretch of Heliomicrobium undosum DNA includes these proteins:
- a CDS encoding DUF1360 domain-containing protein gives MAAELLAALSIRFFLFDFILFKPIRERLKKVHYFFRKLLGCPFCQGFWCGLFIYLLNHPIESWIAFLQFGFISAILSLSWSIAAYPLLKRYEENHDIPLT, from the coding sequence ATGGCCGCCGAGTTGCTGGCTGCCCTGAGCATACGCTTTTTCCTCTTCGATTTTATTCTCTTCAAGCCCATCCGGGAGAGGCTCAAAAAAGTCCACTACTTCTTTCGCAAACTCCTCGGCTGCCCCTTCTGCCAGGGCTTCTGGTGCGGATTGTTCATCTACCTGCTCAACCATCCCATCGAATCGTGGATCGCCTTCTTGCAGTTCGGATTCATTTCGGCGATCCTTTCCCTATCCTGGAGCATCGCCGCCTATCCCTTGCTGAAACGGTATGAAGAGAACCACGATATACCGCTGACGTAA